A window from Culex pipiens pallens isolate TS chromosome 3, TS_CPP_V2, whole genome shotgun sequence encodes these proteins:
- the LOC120418865 gene encoding cytochrome P450 302a1, mitochondrial, protein MLSPIVQLRSTTALSSVITARKCSADSQKTPRPFNEMPGPRGPFGLGNLYQYLPGIGKYSFDALHESGADKYARWGPIVRETMVPGQDIVWLYDPADIATVLNDKTPGIYPSRRSHTALAKYRKDRPNVYRTAGLLPTNGIDWWKIRSELQKGLSSPQSVRNFLPLTDQVTKEFVASVKQTESKDSVPDFMPGISRLNLELICLLAFDVRLDSFSEAELRPDSVSSRLMNAAEGTNESILPTDQGFQLWRFFETRAYRKLRKSQEFMEKTAIDLVSQKLLYFDEDRQKLASGRHKSRSLLEEYLRNPALDLHDIIGMAADLLLAGVHTSAYTTSFVLYHLCHNPEAQEKLFREACKILPDPWENCVEAAALNSEASYCRAVLKESLRLNPISVGVGRILNQDATLGGYHVPKGTVVVTQNMIASRQAKYFSNPDQFVPERWMRDSREQVNPYLVLPFGHGMRACIARRMAEQNILVLLLRLIRSFEIEWAGRVPMDVETKLINQPDQPIRVKFRARKA, encoded by the exons AACCCCACGCCCGTTCAACGAGATGCCCGGTCCACGTGGTCCATTCGGATTAGGAAACTTATACCAATACCTTCCAGGAATCG GCAAGTACAGCTTCGATGCCCTGCACGAGTCCGGCGCCGACAAGTACGCCCGCTGGGGACCAATTGTCCGCGAGACCATGGTTCCCGGCCAGGACATCGTTTGGCTGTACGATCCGGCCGACATCGCCACTGTACTGAATGACAAAACGCCTGGAATTTACCCATCACGCCGCAGTCACACCGCCCTTGCCAAGTACCGGAAGGATCGACCGAACGTGTATCGTACCGCTGGACTGCTGCCCAC AAACGGAATCGACTGGTGGAAGATCCGGTCAGAACTGCAAAAGGGCCTGAGCTCACCGCAGAGCGTCCGAAATTTCCTCCCGTTGACGGACCAGGTCACGAAGGAATTTGTAGCCAGCGTGAAGCAGACAGAAAGCAAGGATTCCGTTCCGGATTTTATGCCCGGAATATCTCGGTTGAACCTCGAGT TAATCTGCCTGTTAGCGTTCGACGTCCGGTTGGACAGCTTCTCCGAAGCGGAATTGCGACCCGATTCCGTCTCTTCCCGGCTAATGAACGCGGCGGAAGGGACAAACGAGAGCATACTACCAACCGATCAGGGCTTCCAGCTTTGGAGATTTTTCGAAACACGTGCCTACCGGAAGCTTCGCAAGTCGCAAGAGTTTATGGAAAAGACCGCCATCGATTTGGTGTCGCAAAAGTTGCTGTACTTTGACGAAGATCGCCAGAAGTTGGCCTCCGGCCGGCACAAGTCCCGCTCACTGCTGGAGGAATACCTGCGAAATCCGGCCCTGGATCTGCACGATATTATCGGGATGGCTGCGGATCTGTTGCTAGCGGGAGTGCATACGAGTGCCTATACGACGTCTTTTGTCCTGTATCATTTGTGCCATAACCCGGAAGCGCAGGAGAAGCTGTTTCGGGAAGCTTGTAAGATTCTGCCCGATCCTTGGGAGAACTGCGTGGAGGCAGCCGCACTGAATT CCGAAGCCTCCTACTGCCGCGCGGTCCTCAAGGAATCCCTCCGACTGAACCCGATCTCCGTCGGCGTCGGCCGTATCCTGAACCAGGACGCCACCCTGGGCGGCTACCACGTGCCCAAGGGAACCGTCGTGGTCACCCAGAACATGATCGCAAGCCGGCAGGCGAAATACTTTAGCAATCCCGACCAGTTCGTGCCGGAACGGTGGATGCGGGACAGCCGCGAGCAGGTCAATCCGTACCTGGTGCTCCCGTTTGGCCACGGCATGAGGGCGTGCATCGCGCGTCGGATGGCCGAACAGAACattctggtgctgctgctgagg TTGATTCGATCGTTCGAAATCGAGTGGGCCGGACGAGTTCCAATGGACGTGGAGACGAAACTGATCAACCAACCAGATCAACCGATAAGAGTCAAGTTCCGAGCACGGAAGGCATGA
- the LOC120418866 gene encoding 60S ribosomal protein L14, producing the protein MAFVFTRFVETGRVAKCAVGKYKGRLVAIVNIIDQNRVLIDGPLSGVPRQQYPVNHLHLTKFRVKFPYTAKTKVVRKALEAFNVKEKFAETRWQERAKAKSKRCNLSDFDRFKLRLARAERNRIVSAEYKKLKKTVVNNGMLFGKPVKGTKPLPKRRNPIPKKDAKKKRVRKTKKPAPAKK; encoded by the exons ATGGCGTTT GTTTTCACGCGCTTTGTGGAGACTGGCCGCGTGGCCAAGTGCGCCGTCGGCAAATACAAGGGACGCCTCGTCGCGATTGTCAACATTATTGACCAAAATCGG GTTCTCATCGATGGCCCGCTGTCCGGTGTGCCCCGCCAGCAGTACCCGGTGAACCACCTCCACCTGACCAAGTTCCGCGTCAAGTTCCCGTACACCGCCAAGACCAAGGTGGTGCGCAAGGCTCTGGAGGCGTTCAACGTTAAGGAAAAGTTCGCCGAAACCAGATGGCAGGAGCGTGCCAAGGCCAAGTCCAAG CGTTGCAACCTGTCCGACTTTGATCGGTTCAAGCTGCGCCTGGCCCGCGCCGAGCGCAACCGCATCGTCAGCGCCGAGTacaagaagctgaagaagacGGTCGTCAACAACGGTATGCTGTTCGGCAAGCCCGTCAAGGGAACCAAGCCGCTGCCCAAGCGACGCAACCCGATCCCGAAGAAGGACGCCAAGAAGAAGCGCGTCCGGAAGACCAAGAAGCCCGCCCCGGCCAAGAAGTAA
- the LOC120418891 gene encoding ceramide-1-phosphate transfer protein, giving the protein MSQEKFDLTKVHECFDRCLADPIDPDDVLVDAYLEAFKELYKFFSLMGTVFGFVSSDVKEKVEILEKHRQQPNAEKFETIKRMMEYERDAELLAKKDYVSGSRTLLRLHRGLDFIYVFLKRLGELANPDDKTNCVCQTSYNETLAHFHPWLIRKGATVAMYALPNRDQLLEKVCVDAATAIQKLPEMLVVARQVYDRTQDLYTKYDLHGLP; this is encoded by the exons atgtcccaggaaaaGTTTGATTTGACCAAGGTCCACGAGTGCTTCGATCGGTGCTTGGCCGACCCGATTGATCCGGATGATGTTCTTGTCGACGCTTACCTTGAGGCCTTCAAGGAACTTTACAA GTTCTTTTCCCTGATGGGAACCGTTTTTGGCTTCGTCAGCAGTGACGTCAAGGAAAAGGTCGAGATTCTGGAAAAGCACCGCCAGCAGCCGAACGCCGAAAAGTTCGAAACGATCAAACGGATGATGGAATACGAACGGGACGCGGAGCTGCTCGCGAAAAAGGACTACGTTTCGGGCAGTCGGACACTTTTACGGCTTCACCGGGGCTTAG ATTTCATCTACGTGTTCCTGAAGCGGCTCGGCGAGTTGGCCAACCCGGACGATAAAACAAACTGCGTCTGCCAGACGTCGTACAACGAAACGTTGGCTCATTTTCACCCCTGGTTGATCCGGAAGGGTGCCACGGTGGCGATGTACGCGCTACCAAACCGGGACCAACTGCTGGAGAAGGTTTGCGTGGACGCCGCCACCGCGATCCAGAAGCTGCCCGAGATGCTGGTCGTTGCGCGGCAGGTTTACGACCGGACGCAAGATCTGTACACCAAGTACGATCTGCACGGGCTGCCGTAA